Genomic window (Thermofilaceae archaeon):
AGCCCAGCTCAACTTTGAGCCTCTTGAGCTCTCTCATCAGGTCCTCCGGGACGTTCTTCACCAGCAATGCTGGCATGCTAAGAAATCTAGGAATCCCAGGCTTTATGGGTTGACTCGAGCGCGGGGGAACAGCTATTTACCACCCCTGGATGGGGTGGGCGTGAAGGCGGGTTTCCTCCTGGCTTTAGTGTCAGCTGCTCTCGGCTTGCTGGGCCAGATCGCTTGGCGGTACGCTGTTCCGCGCGGCATGAGCCTTGATGCGGCGTCGCTCCTCAAGCTGCTTTTGGACTGGAGGGTGATCGCGGGGTTCGCGCTGTACGCCCTATCGACTCTCGCTTGGCTGGCAGCGCTCAGCCGCGGCGAGCTGAGCGAGCTCTACCCGGTCATCAGCTTGAACTACGCTCTAGCCCTAATCGTTGGTTGGCTCCTCTTCGGGGAGAGCGTTACTCTGGCGAAGGTTCTGGGTGTCGCGCTGATCCTGATGGGCGTGGCTTCGATAGCGTTAAGCTAAATTAGTGTCAAGCAACTGGTGGCCGTGGAACCCCTCACTCTCAGAGTGGCTGAGGAGGACGACGGCGTGCTTGTGTGCGTGTCCTTGAAGCCCGAGCTGCAGTGCTACTGCCTCGAGCACGACTGGTACCTTAGGATTGAGGGGCCCGGCGGCGTATCCCAGGAGTGGAGGTGGCGCTCCCGCTCCGACAGCGAGGGCTACAGGAGCCTTGCGATGAAGTGGAAGCCCCCGGCGAGGGGCAGGTACAGGGTTGTGGCCGAACTCGTCTCGCACGGCTATAGGCTTGAGGGGGCGTTCAGCTTCAAGCCGAGGATTCTGCTGGCCTTCTACTCGAGGACGGGTGTGACGAGGGCGCTAGCCGCGGAGGTGGCTGAGTCGCTGAGG
Coding sequences:
- a CDS encoding EamA family transporter, whose protein sequence is MKAGFLLALVSAALGLLGQIAWRYAVPRGMSLDAASLLKLLLDWRVIAGFALYALSTLAWLAALSRGELSELYPVISLNYALALIVGWLLFGESVTLAKVLGVALILMGVASIALS